A genome region from Gouania willdenowi chromosome 9, fGouWil2.1, whole genome shotgun sequence includes the following:
- the ccdc180 gene encoding coiled-coil domain-containing protein 180 isoform X4, whose translation MSLSMTSGQKNTRTACVSAEDSSTYCSTTSSRGLQQLDEDDVTQDVSQLPDTVVKAGLRSDIIERLTEKKQGQHEEALNHLNEELSHITSVYKDEVRTICLQLLTSLQDRDHRLETLKVSMEGLQHDNTEAGPLWQQVEQEANVTKENIVELKIKLRDCERQQTAQIARVLKKFCDLLVDVGLMPLPDVHRLIHAEAMRVNQSLLANRRSVACLVLRLQEDNLQKEAQLHLLWEEHLYCWRQSQAKEEVKKFRSKFSINQEQHHQLTELTHLSQQRRDIISSISSLVPPTCSTTLVADWFNRLTAINQQIDLMHNEHLHLLRCKCEEAWQDLQAEAELSKVALLALQLPDEEVSDMVRSQLLPLIGRRQSEDEERLAALKVRSDTDVRHASHLSNHVLAVMRGMALLWETHCCQLKRREEVLQRDVDKLRRSKHRHLQEYEKRLEELMEEVRQQSTGDTLRVALDNIAHFLKEVKLSHKQCVPDQWQLIDRLPSLLMDELQIYSSNIGSFFHLRDTYRPSSEDLQKLQLSFSNCLDRESEDFLMKPTKTTLDEPISSQSPAQDSQDWVLELCDISTEVTFTTSRGVVYSGPAFRSPAHNLPEPHLSLFPEDLLSHTLDRFRLQFLENLEQHFLSVLQSAVTTVTERREAAQSEEQLYLQKLDLQHIKSQVYQPRLDELRLHRRQVARHRQSVANILTSCSKKLTHLQASIGTKNQQLKRAVSELEQDTLSANSIKRLQDIQAALQDIVDQHATDTQRSYNRFRQTVSARLGKERTEISKLLKSFRLFSEGGDCSPEELKQLHMELQEENQRMEDAEENIYSELEAFMSPTLKEVKEASAPLKEKLAGQESELMFTEKIQKMMRSTNILITTKVACSNQQQSEISRLLEDLRRSIEDTQMSPAQTISLLSSLVSKLNTRCQYLDFVAASEPLKPHRKSQSRVSFKKKSARSQASTSAVQPPQKVTTSVCSKRVRAISRSIRANKKYHIFGSSPDSGSSSFRSVLNTLLWSTNDTLLQTGEDFYFELRGHHSVLQLLPGSADQWVESMQQILLGYQERGSQCEISSRAELVKQLSSLDELLQSLPSVLIGNQERKMEAELQEAVGEANQRLEEALTVSEREKAKVLRDLQPFLNADKLQSLNSVELRRQQQAEDAICRIHLELQDCVRGRGEEFVTSLSSLMEQLLTHAGQLTCDVTQVGSHQDAESVAMEMKSNAQHGSSSDTTAFNSKLSLRVQEEQEAAVKRFQQLVHTELSLSERNKRQQLSQQQCWNTHWKQEIHTLSTQLYI comes from the exons ATGTCACTCTCTATGACGTCTGgacaaaaaaacaccagaaCGGCGTGTGTGTCTGCTGAGGACAGCAGCACATACTGCAGCACAACCAGCAG CAGGGGGCTGCAGCAGCTGGATGAAGATGATGTCACTCAGGATGTCAGTCAGCTCCCTGACACCGTGG TGAAAGCTGGTCTGAGGTCCGACATCATCGAACGTCTAACGGAGAAGAAACAAGGACAACATGAAGAAGCTCTAAATCATCTGAACGAGGAGCTGAGTCACATTACCTCG GTTTATAAGGATGAGGTTAGGACCATCTGTTTGCAGTTGCTGACCTCTCTGCAGGACAGGGACCACAGACTGGAAACTTTGAAGGTCAGCATGGAAGGTCTGCAGCACGACAACACAGag gctggTCCTCTCTGGCAGCAGGTGGAGCAGGAGGCGAATGTGACAAAGGAGAACATTGTGGAGCTGAAAATCAAACTCAGAGACTGTGAGAGACAACAAACGGCTCAG ATTGCCCGTGTTCTGAAGAAGTTCTGCGACCTGCTGGTAGACGTTGGCCTGATGCCACTGCCTGATGTGCACAGACTGATCCACGCCGAGGCCATG aggGTGAACCAGTCTCTGCTCGCTAACCGCCGTAGCGTAGCTTGCCTGGTGCTGCGGCTACAGGAGGACAACCTGCAGAAGGAGGCTCAGCTCCATCTGCTGTGGGAGGAGCATCTGTACTGCTGGAGGCAGAGCCAAGCAAAGGAGGAGGTAAAGAAGTTCAGGAGCAAGTTCAGCATAAACCAGGAGCAGCATCATCAGCTCACTGAGCTCACACACCTGAGCCAACAGCGCCgtgacatcatcagcagcatcag CTCCCTGGTCCCGCCCACATGCTCCACAACGCTGGTCGCTGATTGGTTCAACCGGCTGACAGCCATCAATCAGCagatag ATCTCATGCACAATGAGCATCTCCATCTCCTTCGCTGTAAGTGTGAGGAGGCGTGGCAGGACCTGCAGGCAGAGGCGGAGCTCTCCAAG GTGGCGCTCCTAGCTCTGCAGCTCCCTGACGAGGAAGTGAGTGACATGGTGAGGTCACAGCTCCTCCCTCTGATTGGACGGCGTCAGAGTGAAGATGAGGAGCGATTGGCTGCTTTAAAA GTACGCAGCGACACTGATGTTCGACACGCTAGCCACCTGAGCAACCATGTTCTGGCGGTGATGCGGGGGATGGCGTTACTATGGGAGACGCACTGCTGCCAGCTGAAGAGAAGGGAGGAGGTGCTTCAGAGAGACGTGGACAAGCTGAGGCGTTCTAAGCATCGACACCTCCAG GAGTACGAGAAGCGTTTGGAGGAGTTGATGGAGGAAGTCCGTCAGCAGAGCACCGGGGACACTTTGAGGGTTGCGTTGGATAACATAGCACACTTCTTGAAGGAGGTGAAGCTCAG tcacAAACAGTGTGTTCCTGACCAGTGGCAGCTGATTGATCGTCTCCCATCTCTGCTCATGGACGAACTTCAGATCTACAGCAGCAACATCGGCTCCTTCTTCCACCTCAGAGACACATACCGAccg AGTTCAGAAGACTTACAGAAGCTCCAGCTCTCGTTCTCCAACTGTTTGGATCGAG AAAGTGAAGACTTTCTGATGAAACCAACCAAGACAACCTTGGACGAGCCAATCAGCAGTCAGAGCCCCGCCCAGGACTCTCAGGATTGGGTGCTGGAG CTCTGTGACATCAGCACTGAAGTGACCTTTACTACATCAAGGGGTGTGGTCTATTCTGGCCCCGCCTTTAGAAGCCCTGCCCACAACCTGCCTGAACCACACCTGAGCCTGTTTCCTGAAGAtctgctctcacacacactagacag GTTTCGGCTTCAGTTCTTAGAGAATCTGGAGCAACACTTCCTGTCCGTTCTCCAATCAGCTGTTACCACGGTGACGGAGAGGAGGGAGGCAGCACAATCAGAGGAACAGCTTTACCTGCAGAAACTGGACCTGCAGCACATCAAGAGCCAAGTGTACCAGCCCCGCctgg aCGAGCTGCGGCTCCACAGGCGGCAAGTAGCACGTCACCGTCAGAGCGTGGCCAACATCCTGACCTCCTGCAGCAAGAAGCTCACACACCTCCAGGCCTCCATTGGCACCAAGAACCAGCAGTTGAAAAGAGCCGTGAGTGAGCTTGAGCAGGACACgctctcagccaatagcatCAAGCG tctgCAGGACATACAGGCCGCCCTACAGGACATTGTGGACCAACATGCCACTGATACTCAGCGCAGTTACAACCGCTTCAGACAGACAGTTAGTGCCAGGCTGGGAAAGGAACGCACAGAAATCTCTAAGCTGCTCAAGTCCTTCAG GCTATTCAGTGAGGGAGGAGACTGCTCTCCTGAGGAGCTGAAGCAGCTCCACATGGAGCTGCAAGAGGAGAACCAACGGATGGAGGACGCTGAGGAGAACATCTACTCTGAGCTGGAGGCCTTCATGTCTCCCACTCTGAAGGAG GTGAAGGAGGCGTCGGCTCCTCTGAAGGAGAAGCTCGCTGGTCAAGAGTCAGAGCTGATGTTCACCGAGAAGATCCAGAAAATGATGCGCAGCACAAACATCCTCATCACaacaaag GTCGCCTGTAGCAACCAGCAGCAGTCAGAGATCAGCAGACTGTTGGAGGATCTGAGGAGGAGCATAGAGGACACACAG atgtctCCAGCTCAGACCATCTCTCTGCTGTCGTCACTGGTGTCAAAGCTGAACACACGCTGTCAGTACCTGGACTTTGTGGCCGCGTCAGAACCTCTAAAGCCACACAGGAAGTCTCAGAGCAG GGTCAGTTTTAAGAAGAAGTCTGCACGGAGCCAGGCCAGTACCAGCGCCGTCCAACCTCCACAGAAAGTCACCACGTCTGTGTGCTCAAAGAG agtgAGGGCAATCAGCAGGTCCATCAGGGCCAACAAGAAGTACCACATATTTGGGTCCAGTCCAGATTCTGGTTCTAG ctcCTTCAGGTCAGTCCTGAACACTCTGCTGTGGAGCACCAACGACACCCTGCTGCAGACTGGcgag gacttttattttgaacttcGTGGGCATCACAGCGTCCTGCAGCTACTTCCCGGCTCTGCGGACCAATGGGTTGAGAGCATGCAGCAAATTCTGCTGGGATACCAGGAAAGAGGCAGCCAGTGTGAGATCAGCAGCAGAGCAG agCTGGTCAAGCAGCTCTCTTCATTGGACGAGCTGCTCCAATCATTGCCTTCAGTTTTGATCGGAAACCAAGAGCGAAAGATGGAGGCGGAGCTTCAAGAGGCTGTGGGCGAAGCCAATCAGAGGCTGGAGGAAGCACTGACAGTCAGTGAGAGAGAGAAG gcTAAGGTGCTCCGTGACCTTCAACCTTTTCTAAACGCTGATAAGCTCCAATCACTGAACAGCGTTGAGCTGCGCAGACAGCAACAGGCGGAGGACGCCATTTGCAGGATTCACCTGGAACTACAG gatTGTGTGCGAGGTCGAGGGGAGGAGTTTGTGACCTCACTGTCGTCTCTGATGGAGCAGCTGCTCACACACGCCGGTCAGCTGACCTGTGATGTCACACAGGTCGGCTCACACCAGGATGCTGAGAGTGTCGCCATGGAGATGAAATCTAACGCACAGCATgg CTCGTCCTCAGATACCACAGCATTCAACAGCAAACTGAGCCTGAGAGTCCAGGAGGAGCAAGAAGCTGCTGTcaag cggTTCCAGCAGCTGGTCCACACAGAGCTGTCACTCTCTGAGAGGAACAAACGACAACAACTGAGCCAACAACAATGCTGGAACACACACTGGAAACAAGAGATACACACTCTGAGCACACAACTGTACATTTGA
- the ccdc180 gene encoding coiled-coil domain-containing protein 180 isoform X1, translated as MSLSMTSGQKNTRTACVSAEDSSTYCSTTSSRGLQQLDEDDVTQDVSQLPDTVVKAGLRSDIIERLTEKKQGQHEEALNHLNEELSHITSVYKDEVRTICLQLLTSLQDRDHRLETLKVSMEGLQHDNTEAGPLWQQVEQEANVTKENIVELKIKLRDCERQQTAQIARVLKKFCDLLVDVGLMPLPDVHRLIHAEAMRVNQSLLANRRSVACLVLRLQEDNLQKEAQLHLLWEEHLYCWRQSQAKEEVKKFRSKFSINQEQHHQLTELTHLSQQRRDIISSISSLVPPTCSTTLVADWFNRLTAINQQIDLMHNEHLHLLRCKCEEAWQDLQAEAELSKVALLALQLPDEEVSDMVRSQLLPLIGRRQSEDEERLAALKVRSDTDVRHASHLSNHVLAVMRGMALLWETHCCQLKRREEVLQRDVDKLRRSKHRHLQEYEKRLEELMEEVRQQSTGDTLRVALDNIAHFLKEVKLSHKQCVPDQWQLIDRLPSLLMDELQIYSSNIGSFFHLRDTYRPSSEDLQKLQLSFSNCLDRESEDFLMKPTKTTLDEPISSQSPAQDSQDWVLEVKQLCDISTEVTFTTSRGVVYSGPAFRSPAHNLPEPHLSLFPEDLLSHTLDRFRLQFLENLEQHFLSVLQSAVTTVTERREAAQSEEQLYLQKLDLQHIKSQVYQPRLDELRLHRRQVARHRQSVANILTSCSKKLTHLQASIGTKNQQLKRAVSELEQDTLSANSIKRLQDIQAALQDIVDQHATDTQRSYNRFRQTVSARLGKERTEISKLLKSFRLFSEGGDCSPEELKQLHMELQEENQRMEDAEENIYSELEAFMSPTLKEVKEASAPLKEKLAGQESELMFTEKIQKMMRSTNILITTKVACSNQQQSEISRLLEDLRRSIEDTQMSPAQTISLLSSLVSKLNTRCQYLDFVAASEPLKPHRKSQSRVSFKKKSARSQASTSAVQPPQKVTTSVCSKRVRAISRSIRANKKYHIFGSSPDSGSSSFRSVLNTLLWSTNDTLLQTGEDFYFELRGHHSVLQLLPGSADQWVESMQQILLGYQERGSQCEISSRAELVKQLSSLDELLQSLPSVLIGNQERKMEAELQEAVGEANQRLEEALTVSEREKAKVLRDLQPFLNADKLQSLNSVELRRQQQAEDAICRIHLELQDCVRGRGEEFVTSLSSLMEQLLTHAGQLTCDVTQVGSHQDAESVAMEMKSNAQHGSSSDTTAFNSKLSLRVQEEQEAAVKRFQQLVHTELSLSERNKRQQLSQQQCWNTHWKQEIHTLSTQLYI; from the exons ATGTCACTCTCTATGACGTCTGgacaaaaaaacaccagaaCGGCGTGTGTGTCTGCTGAGGACAGCAGCACATACTGCAGCACAACCAGCAG CAGGGGGCTGCAGCAGCTGGATGAAGATGATGTCACTCAGGATGTCAGTCAGCTCCCTGACACCGTGG TGAAAGCTGGTCTGAGGTCCGACATCATCGAACGTCTAACGGAGAAGAAACAAGGACAACATGAAGAAGCTCTAAATCATCTGAACGAGGAGCTGAGTCACATTACCTCG GTTTATAAGGATGAGGTTAGGACCATCTGTTTGCAGTTGCTGACCTCTCTGCAGGACAGGGACCACAGACTGGAAACTTTGAAGGTCAGCATGGAAGGTCTGCAGCACGACAACACAGag gctggTCCTCTCTGGCAGCAGGTGGAGCAGGAGGCGAATGTGACAAAGGAGAACATTGTGGAGCTGAAAATCAAACTCAGAGACTGTGAGAGACAACAAACGGCTCAG ATTGCCCGTGTTCTGAAGAAGTTCTGCGACCTGCTGGTAGACGTTGGCCTGATGCCACTGCCTGATGTGCACAGACTGATCCACGCCGAGGCCATG aggGTGAACCAGTCTCTGCTCGCTAACCGCCGTAGCGTAGCTTGCCTGGTGCTGCGGCTACAGGAGGACAACCTGCAGAAGGAGGCTCAGCTCCATCTGCTGTGGGAGGAGCATCTGTACTGCTGGAGGCAGAGCCAAGCAAAGGAGGAGGTAAAGAAGTTCAGGAGCAAGTTCAGCATAAACCAGGAGCAGCATCATCAGCTCACTGAGCTCACACACCTGAGCCAACAGCGCCgtgacatcatcagcagcatcag CTCCCTGGTCCCGCCCACATGCTCCACAACGCTGGTCGCTGATTGGTTCAACCGGCTGACAGCCATCAATCAGCagatag ATCTCATGCACAATGAGCATCTCCATCTCCTTCGCTGTAAGTGTGAGGAGGCGTGGCAGGACCTGCAGGCAGAGGCGGAGCTCTCCAAG GTGGCGCTCCTAGCTCTGCAGCTCCCTGACGAGGAAGTGAGTGACATGGTGAGGTCACAGCTCCTCCCTCTGATTGGACGGCGTCAGAGTGAAGATGAGGAGCGATTGGCTGCTTTAAAA GTACGCAGCGACACTGATGTTCGACACGCTAGCCACCTGAGCAACCATGTTCTGGCGGTGATGCGGGGGATGGCGTTACTATGGGAGACGCACTGCTGCCAGCTGAAGAGAAGGGAGGAGGTGCTTCAGAGAGACGTGGACAAGCTGAGGCGTTCTAAGCATCGACACCTCCAG GAGTACGAGAAGCGTTTGGAGGAGTTGATGGAGGAAGTCCGTCAGCAGAGCACCGGGGACACTTTGAGGGTTGCGTTGGATAACATAGCACACTTCTTGAAGGAGGTGAAGCTCAG tcacAAACAGTGTGTTCCTGACCAGTGGCAGCTGATTGATCGTCTCCCATCTCTGCTCATGGACGAACTTCAGATCTACAGCAGCAACATCGGCTCCTTCTTCCACCTCAGAGACACATACCGAccg AGTTCAGAAGACTTACAGAAGCTCCAGCTCTCGTTCTCCAACTGTTTGGATCGAG AAAGTGAAGACTTTCTGATGAAACCAACCAAGACAACCTTGGACGAGCCAATCAGCAGTCAGAGCCCCGCCCAGGACTCTCAGGATTGGGTGCTGGAGGTGAAACAA CTCTGTGACATCAGCACTGAAGTGACCTTTACTACATCAAGGGGTGTGGTCTATTCTGGCCCCGCCTTTAGAAGCCCTGCCCACAACCTGCCTGAACCACACCTGAGCCTGTTTCCTGAAGAtctgctctcacacacactagacag GTTTCGGCTTCAGTTCTTAGAGAATCTGGAGCAACACTTCCTGTCCGTTCTCCAATCAGCTGTTACCACGGTGACGGAGAGGAGGGAGGCAGCACAATCAGAGGAACAGCTTTACCTGCAGAAACTGGACCTGCAGCACATCAAGAGCCAAGTGTACCAGCCCCGCctgg aCGAGCTGCGGCTCCACAGGCGGCAAGTAGCACGTCACCGTCAGAGCGTGGCCAACATCCTGACCTCCTGCAGCAAGAAGCTCACACACCTCCAGGCCTCCATTGGCACCAAGAACCAGCAGTTGAAAAGAGCCGTGAGTGAGCTTGAGCAGGACACgctctcagccaatagcatCAAGCG tctgCAGGACATACAGGCCGCCCTACAGGACATTGTGGACCAACATGCCACTGATACTCAGCGCAGTTACAACCGCTTCAGACAGACAGTTAGTGCCAGGCTGGGAAAGGAACGCACAGAAATCTCTAAGCTGCTCAAGTCCTTCAG GCTATTCAGTGAGGGAGGAGACTGCTCTCCTGAGGAGCTGAAGCAGCTCCACATGGAGCTGCAAGAGGAGAACCAACGGATGGAGGACGCTGAGGAGAACATCTACTCTGAGCTGGAGGCCTTCATGTCTCCCACTCTGAAGGAG GTGAAGGAGGCGTCGGCTCCTCTGAAGGAGAAGCTCGCTGGTCAAGAGTCAGAGCTGATGTTCACCGAGAAGATCCAGAAAATGATGCGCAGCACAAACATCCTCATCACaacaaag GTCGCCTGTAGCAACCAGCAGCAGTCAGAGATCAGCAGACTGTTGGAGGATCTGAGGAGGAGCATAGAGGACACACAG atgtctCCAGCTCAGACCATCTCTCTGCTGTCGTCACTGGTGTCAAAGCTGAACACACGCTGTCAGTACCTGGACTTTGTGGCCGCGTCAGAACCTCTAAAGCCACACAGGAAGTCTCAGAGCAG GGTCAGTTTTAAGAAGAAGTCTGCACGGAGCCAGGCCAGTACCAGCGCCGTCCAACCTCCACAGAAAGTCACCACGTCTGTGTGCTCAAAGAG agtgAGGGCAATCAGCAGGTCCATCAGGGCCAACAAGAAGTACCACATATTTGGGTCCAGTCCAGATTCTGGTTCTAG ctcCTTCAGGTCAGTCCTGAACACTCTGCTGTGGAGCACCAACGACACCCTGCTGCAGACTGGcgag gacttttattttgaacttcGTGGGCATCACAGCGTCCTGCAGCTACTTCCCGGCTCTGCGGACCAATGGGTTGAGAGCATGCAGCAAATTCTGCTGGGATACCAGGAAAGAGGCAGCCAGTGTGAGATCAGCAGCAGAGCAG agCTGGTCAAGCAGCTCTCTTCATTGGACGAGCTGCTCCAATCATTGCCTTCAGTTTTGATCGGAAACCAAGAGCGAAAGATGGAGGCGGAGCTTCAAGAGGCTGTGGGCGAAGCCAATCAGAGGCTGGAGGAAGCACTGACAGTCAGTGAGAGAGAGAAG gcTAAGGTGCTCCGTGACCTTCAACCTTTTCTAAACGCTGATAAGCTCCAATCACTGAACAGCGTTGAGCTGCGCAGACAGCAACAGGCGGAGGACGCCATTTGCAGGATTCACCTGGAACTACAG gatTGTGTGCGAGGTCGAGGGGAGGAGTTTGTGACCTCACTGTCGTCTCTGATGGAGCAGCTGCTCACACACGCCGGTCAGCTGACCTGTGATGTCACACAGGTCGGCTCACACCAGGATGCTGAGAGTGTCGCCATGGAGATGAAATCTAACGCACAGCATgg CTCGTCCTCAGATACCACAGCATTCAACAGCAAACTGAGCCTGAGAGTCCAGGAGGAGCAAGAAGCTGCTGTcaag cggTTCCAGCAGCTGGTCCACACAGAGCTGTCACTCTCTGAGAGGAACAAACGACAACAACTGAGCCAACAACAATGCTGGAACACACACTGGAAACAAGAGATACACACTCTGAGCACACAACTGTACATTTGA